CCAGGCGGTGGACCCCGCGTTCCGACTTGAGCCAGCCGTAGGCGTCCGGCCCGATGATCCGGCAGGTGGCGCTCTTGATCCCCGCCCCCTCGCCCTCGAGCCGGTCGACCAGCTCCGTCTTGTAGTTCCGCCGCTCCGCCCAGCGCAGGTACATCCGGAGCAGCATCTCGGCCCAGTCCTGTGCGTCCACACCGCCCGCCCCGGGGTGGATCGAGAGGATGGCGTTCCGGTGGTCGTCCTCGCCGGAGAGCATCTTCGCCACCTCGAGCTCGGCCAGCGCGCGGTCGGCCTCGCCGATTGCCGCTTCGAGGTCGGCGTCGTCCACCGCCTCCCCCTCCCGCGCCAGCTCGAGGAGCGTTTCGCAGTCCTCGACCGCCCGCCGGACCCGATCCCCTCGCTCCCGCTCCACGGCCAGCCTGGCGCGCGTCCGGTTCAACTCGGCGGCCCGCGCCGGGTCGTTCCAGAGCTCGCTGTCCGACAGCTTCGCGTCGAGTTCCTCGATGCGGCGGGTCAGTTCGGAGGTGTCAAAGGAACCCCCTGAGCGGCTCGAGCCGCTCCTTGATCGATTCCCACCGCTGGATCAGGTCTTCACGCATGCTCGCATCCATCCGGCGCCGTATCGGGGCGCTCCGGGGGGTGACCGGGTCGTTCGGGGAGGCCGGCCGGCGCCCGGCGAGGTGGGCCGGACCGGTCGTGCCGGACGCCGCTGACGAGCAGGGCGAACGAGAGGATAACACACGCCCACGCGACGGCCCG
The DNA window shown above is from Acidobacteriota bacterium and carries:
- the prfB gene encoding peptide chain release factor 2 (programmed frameshift), which encodes MREDLIQRWESIKERLEPLRGFLDTSELTRRIEELDAKLSDSELWNDPARAAELNRTRARLAVERERGDRVRRAVEDCETLLELAREGEAVDDADLEAAIGEADRALAELEVAKMLSGEDDHRNAILSIHPGAGGVDAQDWAEMLLRMYLRWAERRNYKTELVDRLEGEGAGIKSATCRIIGPDAYGWLKSERGVHRLVRISPFDAQARRHTAFAAVDVIPEVDDDIEITIDEKDLRIDTFRSSGAGGQHVNVTDSAVRITHLPTGIVVTCQDERSQHRNREKALKMLRARLYEKEVREREEKRQQEAGEKVEHSFGNQLRSYVLAPYRMVKDHRTRYETGDVDAVLDGDLTPFMKEWLIQQAKGRDG